The Ketogulonicigenium robustum nucleotide sequence TTTGTGAAGTCTGCCGAGATGTTGGGCGAACCCGCTTGGCGCATCATGTTGTTCGAGATTTTCCCGAACCTGATTTCCATCGTCGGCATCAACTTCATCGGCAGCGTGATTTTCGCCGTCATCACCGAAGCCACGCTGGAGTTTTTGGGCCTTGGCGACCCTAATACCGTGTCGTGGGGCATCATGCTTTATAACGCGCAAAACGCCTCGGCGCTGGTTGTCGGCGCGTGGTGGGATCTGCTGGCACCCTGCTTTGGCTTGGCGGTGCTGGGCCTTGGGTTGGCGCTGATCAACTTTGCCATCGACGAGATGGCTAACCCGCGGCTGCGGACCGGCACCATTCTGGGCCGCTGGTTCGGCCTTGTCCGCGCAGGCGAGGGCAAGCTATGACCGATCCCGTATTGTCGATCCGCAATCTGACGATTGATTACATCGGGCAGACCAGCGACTTCCACGCCGTGAAAAACGTCAGCTTCGATGTTGGTCGGGGCGAGTTTTTTGGGCTGGCGGGGGAATCGGGCTGCGGCAAAAGCACGATCGCTTTCGCCGTCAGCCGGCTGCACCGCCCGCCAGCGCTGATCCGCAAGGGCAGCCAGATCCTGCTAGAGGGCCGCGATGTCCTGCAGTTGGATAACAAAGGCTTGCGCGATTTCCGCTGGCGCGAGGTTGCGATGGTATTCCAAAGCGCCATGAACTCGCTGAACCCTGTTCTGACCATCGGGGATCAGTTCCATGATGTGCTGCATGCCCACGCTGGGATGACGCGTGCCCAATCGCGCGCCCGCGCGGCAGAATTGTTGGCGCTGGTCGATATTCCCGCCCATCGGCTGGATGCCTATCCGCATCAATGTTCGGGCGGCATGCGGCAGCGCATCGTGATTGCGATCTGCCTGGCGTTGAACCCCAAATTGCTGATCATGGATGAACCCACGACTGCGTTGGACGTTGTGGTGCAGCACGAGATTTTGCAACGCATCAATGTCTTGCGCAAAGAGTTGGGCTTTTCGGTTCTATTCATCACCCACGATCTGGGCTTGATGGTGCAGGTCAGCGACCGCATTGGCATCATGCTAGAGGGCGAGCTGGTCGAGGTGGGCGAGGCTCAGACCATCTACAACGCCCCGCAGCACCCCTATACCCGCCGTCTATGGGCGGCGATGCCGCGCTTGCACGGTGCCCGACTGCGTCAGGAGGCTGAACAATGACGACCCTTTCGGATCAGCCTGTTCTGGCCTTGCAGAATGTTTCAAAGACATTCGGCAGCAAGGAAAACCCGATCTACGCGGCCCGCGATATCAACTTCGGCCTCTATCCGGGCCGGACGTTGGCGCTGGTCGGAGAATCAGGTTCGGGCAAAACCACTGTCGCGCGCTTGCTGATGCGGGAATATATCCCTGACGCGGGTCAGTTGACGTTCCGTGGTGCCCCGGTGCAGGGGGCAAGCAAAGCCAGCCTGCGGGCCTATCGTAGCGCGGTGCAAATGGTGTTTCAGGACCCGTTTTCGTCCCTGAATCCCACGCGCACGATCCATCACCACCTATCGCGCCCGCTGCACCTGCATCGCCCCGATCTGGATCGTAAGGGGCGCGAGGCCGCGATTATCGACCTGCTCGCCCGTGTGCAGCTGGACCCCGCGCGCGTGTTGCACAAGTTCCCGCACGAGCTATCGGGTGGTATGCGTCAGCGTATCAGCATTGCACGGGCCTTGGCC carries:
- a CDS encoding ABC transporter ATP-binding protein, with product MTDPVLSIRNLTIDYIGQTSDFHAVKNVSFDVGRGEFFGLAGESGCGKSTIAFAVSRLHRPPALIRKGSQILLEGRDVLQLDNKGLRDFRWREVAMVFQSAMNSLNPVLTIGDQFHDVLHAHAGMTRAQSRARAAELLALVDIPAHRLDAYPHQCSGGMRQRIVIAICLALNPKLLIMDEPTTALDVVVQHEILQRINVLRKELGFSVLFITHDLGLMVQVSDRIGIMLEGELVEVGEAQTIYNAPQHPYTRRLWAAMPRLHGARLRQEAEQ
- a CDS encoding ABC transporter ATP-binding protein; this translates as MTTLSDQPVLALQNVSKTFGSKENPIYAARDINFGLYPGRTLALVGESGSGKTTVARLLMREYIPDAGQLTFRGAPVQGASKASLRAYRSAVQMVFQDPFSSLNPTRTIHHHLSRPLHLHRPDLDRKGREAAIIDLLARVQLDPARVLHKFPHELSGGMRQRISIARALAVNPQVIVADEPTSMLDVSVRLGILNLLNDMKSELGLALLYITHDIATARFVAEDIMVMYAGQVVEWGDMDSVLTNPQHPYTRLLLAAVPDPDRRIDAAAPQNELARVEDIRAASARVQTEVQQIAPNHFIRKINL